In Lodderomyces elongisporus chromosome 1, complete sequence, the DNA window GGTTCGATGAAGGTCCATTTGTTGTGTccaattttctctttactCCACCAGCGTTGTTTCCGCTTTCGTCAAAGGGCAAAGATCCACTTTCAAGTAGCAACTTGTTTAACTGCGGGTTTTTGTTGGGTCCCACGGGGATCGAGATGACATGGTCATTATGGTACTTCTCTTGCAAGAAGTTTAAATCGTGTTGAAATTTGCGTTCACCTGGTTTTCCATTAATACCCATAATGTGCACAACAATTGGAATATCAAATTCACCCCAACCTTGTTCTTGGACCTTGAATGGTTGTTGCTTATTGACTCTGATTGGGTTGGCAAATGTAGGGTGTAAATGGTAGGTCACTTTATCCAATATTTTGGCTGGTATCTCCTTACCCTGTGAGTCTAGCATTGTAATGGAGATAGACCATTGTCTCATGGGAAAATTCTCAACTGGTGGCACATCCTTCAAGATGTGTTGCTCAGTGGTTATTCTAATTGTTCTTTTAACCTATAAATGATAAACAACGAGTGGTTAGTAAGCAATCTGCAGATGAAGATGCACAAGAATTGgcgaaagagagagagagagagggaaagaaagaaagaaagaaagagaaaggcTTGcgtgatatatatatattgattGAATAATAGACCCACAGTCCTTAGTTAATCACTATCGCCCATTGTGTTGTGGAGTAGCCCCTCCAAGATTTTTAAAACATACTTCCGACATTATGTAATTGATTGGTCTGGTAGATATTTAGTTTCCCTTTATACTTTTGaaatgtttcttttctctttccgCTTCTCTGTCTTGTTATGTTATATTATGTTATGTTATGTTCTGTTCTGctttctgttctttttaatctttattttgtgAATCAGTTTATGATGCTTCTTGAAGGATCTTGTCGCAATCAAATGTGTAATTACCATTAACACCTcctcgtttttttttcttctttctttttgcaatcTTGAGTTTTGGATCCAGTTTTGATGTGGTGGGTTTCGCActattggttttttttttttttttattaatttttttttccttcgaaaaatttgttgatgttgaacaGGAAATACaaagagagggagaggggGGAAGGAAGAGTAGGAGGTGAGTACATTACCAAGGTTGAattaaccaaaaaaaaaaaggaaattcatttgtttatagaagaaaaagacataGATCCATTTTACTTAACCTATATTACTACTAGATGAATAATACTATATTGCTCATACTTGtcaagatttgaaaaatctGCGtagaataagaaaaataaaatcacATTTGAATGAAAAGTATGGCTCAGCTCAATAATTAATATACTTGAAACTCCAAGCACAATTGGAAAgacaagttgaaaaaaaccTGAGATACAAATCAGGCAATGTAACTACACCATGATAAGAAAGCTTATCCATTACCAATTACCCATTACCCATTTCAGCACGAGTCATTCTTCAACTCTGCAATGTACCGAAACTTCTCTCGTGTATTCATCGGACACCGGTTTCGCGCACATGATcgccatttttttctttttacttaGAAACTTATGTTTTCacacaaaacaaatgatGAATGGCCGCAAAATTTTTTGACATACTATGATTGACTCATTTCCGCACCCACCATTCCATAATATAAACTACAATAAACTAGCGTgttctttatatttttttgagaTAATTGGTTGTTGTCCTTCTATTTCGTTAGCTCATATCTTTGTTTgataattttattttttattatcattgtttattattgtttcttttctaatttGTTTATTCATCAATGTTTGGACGGACCTTATTTTCACTAAGTCGAAGAACGACATTAGCCGGACAACACGTTCGTTTCAATTCAATAGCTCCTTTGGATGCTTCTAAGCTTATCATAGAAAAGACCACTACACCAAAACTGAAGCTTCCTAAGGATGAACTAGTGTTTGGCAAGACATTCACGGACCATATGTTGGAAATAGAGTGGAATAAATCCACCGGATGGGGTGCACCAAAAATTAGTCCATATCACAACTTGTCCTTGGATCCTTCAACAATTGTGTTCCATTATGCTTTCGAATGTTTTGAAGGAATGAAAGCCTATAAGGACATAAATGGCCAGATCAGAACATTTAGAGGTGATAAGAATATGGTGAGGATGAACCAGTCCGCAGAAAGAATTGCGTTACCTCAGTTTGAAGGTGAAGAATTGCAGAAATTGATCGATCACTTATTGGTGTTGGATAAGGATTTTATACCTGAAGGAAAGGGCTATTCTTTGTACCTAAGGCCAACAATGATTGGAACTTCTGCGTCATTGGGGGTAGGTGTTCCAGATAAAGCCTTGCTTTACGTCATTGCATCGCCTGTTGGGCCATATTACTCAAGTGGTTTCAAACCTGTGAGCTTAGAGGCGACTGACTATGCAGTGAGAGCCTGGCCAGGCGGTGTTGGTGATAAAAAATTGGGTGCCAACTATGCTCCTTGTGTGTTGCCACAATTGAAAGCAGCCGAGAGAGGTTTTCACCAAAACTTGTGGTTGTTTGGTGAGGAATCATTCATCACCGAAGTTGGAACCATGAATGTATTTTTTGTGTTGAGGGATTCCAAGACTGGTAAAAAAGAGTTGGTTACTGCACCTTTGGATGGTACAATCTTGGAAGGTGTCACTAGAGATTCCATCTTGGAGTTGGCCAGGGAGAAATTGTCAAAGGATGAGTGGATTGTCAATGAAAGAAAGTTTACCATTCACGAAATCAAAGATGCAGCCAAACAAGGTAACTTGATTGAGGCTTTTGGTGCAGGAACTGCCGCAGTGGTGTCAccaataaaaaatattggATACAAGGGAGAGGATATCAACGTGCCAGTAGTGCTTGGGAATTCCGGAGAATTGACAGCTCAAGTTGCTGAATGGATCAGAAAAATTCAGTACGGAGAAGAAGAGTATAAGAACTGGTCTAGAGTAGCTAAAGTATCAGCATAAAGATATCatttactttgtttttggttaGTTGGTTAGTTAGTtagttggttggttggtttcttttttttcctttttttcttcagaaaagaaaatattaaatattaaaaagtagaaagtaaaccaaaaaacaTAAGCACCAAAAGATAAATACTTTATAGATCAATTACAGGGGCATTATAGAGCAAGTTATTgaaatatttcttttcttttcttttcttttcttttcttttcttttcgttttgtttcattttcaacttcagatgcaaaaaaaataagttttatgtatatattttagCTTACTTTGTCTGGGAGCTCTTCGATTTCCTTAACAACAtagtttctttcttcatttaAGCTTGAATCGTGAAAGCTGGCAATGTCAAAAGTTTTAAAAAACTCTATaaaattcaatttgtttttgatcaaTGTCTCGTTAACTTTTGTCGTCCTCTTTGGGTTAGCTATGAAGAACTTTAACAAATGGAATCCTTCCAATTGCAAGTTTTTCAGTTTCTCACTCAATAACATCATCGTGTATTTGAGATTCTTTGTGTCAGCAAAATACTTgttcaaaaacaagaggTTAACCTTTTGTGAGACTAAATCATTTAACAATTTAACACTTTGTCTCTTTGTCACATAATTGTTTGACTTTATAaggttgttgatgttggcCATGAAAACATCATAGTTGTTTGCTAGAAAATCGGCAACCATTTTTTTATGAACAGTCAAGAGATCATTCAAGGTCATCATAGCATCACAAGCAATTTCAAAAGTAGGGTTTTGCACatacttgaaaaaattcCAAAACTCAGGACTGTAAAGAACAAACTTGTTGATCGACTCAAACTTGATACAGTCTCGTAGTATTTGACCCGATATCAACCCAATCTCGGGTGTTTCTGGTCCTCTTACAAGGCAAATTAGAATTGCTGGTTGGGTATGTAGGAGGTAATCAACAACTGGTGGCGGAGTAGTAGGCAAAATTTTCAGACTCAGATATCCATTTCGTCGTAACAAGACCAGAAAAACTTTTGCAACATCTTTGCGGGAATCAAAGTCAAGTTTCGAAAGTGTGGTGGTCAACAAGTATAGACAGTTTGTCAGTAATATTTCGTGCAAAATGTATTGTTTCTGATCTGGTTGGGGCTCAGTTTCATCGTCGCCGTATATTGTTAACTTGACATGTTTCAAGTGCCTTGCTGCTTCATCCTGGTACTTTTTGAAACTTGACGCATCCTGAATTGCATCTTTATAATCTAATTTGGCTAGCTGATCGTTTAACGCTCTAACTAGTTCCAGTGGTGTTTTTGGATTTCGCTTGAACAAGAAAGCCATATTGGTTCTTTATGGGTGATGTGGCTAATGAATTCGAGCTCTATGTTTGCTACGTTAACAGTATTTTGTGGTGAGTTTTGATCCCAGCTTCAGTTCCAGTTTTGATTCTAGTTCCAGTCTCAATCCCAAGTTGTAATTGATCAATAAACACAGCTTACTAGTATTGTATATCAAAACAATGTTATGAATCGATCCAATAAAGATAGCTTTTTGCGATGCTAAGCTGCCAATTGTAGATCAGTCCGTAATGtaaaatatatatcaaaaaaacTTGTCGCACGGGTAAATGCTTTATTtgtctttatctttttcttttccttttctttttttttggattatTCTAGATACGTGGTGCTTTCACTTGTTCCTTGTTCTTCGTTCCTCACAGGTGATACTTTATGTGGTTGATCTGTGGTGTCTTTTCGTTAATCACGACTTTGAATCTTGCACCTTTATGTATCTAAAGTTAGTTCTCTTTGTGCAGTTCActtaaaaatagaaaaaccAGAAATTAGAAtccacaaaaaaaaagaaagagaaaaagagaaacagagaaaaaggaatagGAAGTTACGAAACTGAATCAAATTTTAAAGTCTAGAAGTTGAATGATTAAAACATTCAAAGATGAGTCTTTGCAATATATAAGTCTTGGTTTAAATAGAAATTCAATTGCTCGATTGTATGTTTCTATTTCCTCTATTAAAATATTCCAATCGAGGGTCTTTAAAGCGTAAACTTCTCAACTATTGAATATCTGCGCATTGAATTGATAAATCTTGGATCAGATTTTATGCGATTGAATCAAGTACATAGGAACTGATCGTATGAATTTATTGCGACATCTATCTCCACCCAAAGAAACAttcatacatatatatatctatctATATACATGTTTATACTGAAAGACAAGTAGTCTAATGATATTTAggtttattttctttttcacatATAGAACAGCATCCCAGGAGATAACTTTGAGATTAGCAATTTGATACTTTCGCATACATATTAATCATATATACGATAATTTTTTAGAGCCGAGATATTCAATAATTTTATTCATTCAAACTGAATCTACAACTAAACTTTAATGACCTGGCTAAAGTTATGGAGGCCGATCAAAATAAACAGAAGCAATCGTCCTATTTTAGATGACTTGGAGCATAGCGTATATGTGAAAGATAATGTTGGCTTGTATCAAGGTAAAGCCAAGATAACGAACCATCAAAATGGACGGCTTTACCTCACTAACAAGAGGATCATCTACTTTGACAATGACGATTGCAAAAATCAAAGTGCTGCAGTAGATATTAGGCACTTGACATCGGCGGAACTAATTGATGGGTTTCTCAGATCATCGCCAAAAGTCAAACTATTTATAAAGACAGTTGAGAATGATGATCATGGAAATGGTTCTGTGTTCAACGAACCAAATAATGTCACCTGGGTTTGCAAGATCTGCTCCTTCAACAATGTCATTGAAGGCGCATTCAATTTGAACTTGGATGAAATGCCAAAGTGCATTGCTTGTGGGGTACACCCTAGTCGAGCACACCTTGAGAATGCTCTCGAAAATGCTAGGTCACGACCTACACCCACTCCAAGTCCAGTGCCGAATCTAGATTCTACCCTGGATGCGAGTGGTTATTCAAGCTCTACTCCCTCCCATAATGGCCACGAAGTATTGCAACCTTCTAGTCAGAGGCCAACTTCATTGGTTACACTGACATCACCGGGGGTTTGCCCCGTTTGTACTTTCCACAATCACAAGTCTATCAAATTTTGCGAAATGTGTGGCGCAGAAGTCAATTCGATGAACAATGTGAGTAATTCGGTCACACCAGAGATTGATAACAACCCACTTTCTTTGCAATTGGAATCGCCCGAGCAGTATACAAATGGACAACCTTATATTAAGATTAGTTTCCGTAAAGGAGGCGAGAAGGAGTTTTTTCAGCGTGTTGCAAATATTATAGATGAAATCAAGTgggaaaatttgaaaaaaaaaggtggCATTAATCAAGATGCTAAAAAAATCGAGTCAACACAATCGCCAAcgctgaaaaaaaatggatcCGGAGCTAGAGCTAGAGCTAGAGTTGGCGTTGGAGCTGGAGCCGGACTCTCTGCATTGGAGCAAATTGGTGAACAACAGcgcaaaaagaatgaattgATACTTAGCACATCTTTGGATGACCTTGAGCAACTTATGTTTAAATTCAAGGATCTCATGAACATCTCTTCGTCGTTGTCTCATCTTGCCTTTGGTCAACGGAAAACTGTTTTGTCACCATTGAATGTTAGCAGATCCTCAAAGATATACCACCAGGAATTGAGCCGACATATAAGCGAGTACCTTACAAGTTATAAGTTGACAAAGAGTACCGCTATGATTACTTTGCAAGATTTATTTGCAGATTACAATAGGGATTTGGTTAAATCGCTGGGTTATGCCTGTGAGCTCATTGACGCTTCAGATTTCAAGAAGCTGATTGACTTGTTTCAATCCTTGAATTTACCGGTTGTGCAAGACCGATATGAGAATTCTGATTTGGTTGTTGTCAAACCTAAAATTCATGCTGATACTTATGGTGAGTTcattgtaaagtttttgcaaaaccACGAGCAGAATTGTAAAGAGATTGATTTGCGAAGAGAGCtaattgatgatgaaatcacaAACGAAGGGATGGTTTTCGAGGAAGGCTGTTATGGATCCTCGGTTACTCAAATTTCACACGCTTTCAATTGGTCATATAACATTACCTTGGAGGAGCTAGACAAATCGGTCAAAAGTGGCGAGATTGTCATAGATCAAAGCATATCGGGGACATTTTATTATGTTAATAAATTTCGGTTTTCGCAGGCTGATTGGCACAacgatgaaaaagaaatggttGTTATCAAAAACTCTATCGTTGATgagcagaaaaaaattaccatGGATTTAAAAAGAGATTTTAAAAGTCAAAGACAACATGACCTTATAAGCTTGCAACCCAATTACGAGTTTGGTGCTGTGGCGGATGATGGTGGGCTCCTGGAAGAATTTGCCGAGACTCCACCAGTAAATGATATTCcacttcaacaacaactcaGTAGTATTCATTTGAATGACTTGCAAGGATTAAAATTTTAAGGAAATCTAATATTGCGAAAGGAAAATTTGCAACGGACCTGAAAGGAGCATATCATAACGTAATGTAGCAAAGCATATCAGATTTTATTATAATCTCGTATCATACCTTATCATATTAGAACAGCACTGGGCTTGTTGATGAACAACATTCTCCATTACATTATAACCTTGCATATTTTAccatagatatatatatacaaacagTGGAAATAATGTAAGCAAGCAAAGCACACAGTATTTACAAGCACATAGCATTTTCATATAGTAAACAGTTTTATTAACTAGACCAAGTACTTGACTATTTCTATTCAAAAtctttcctttatttttttgccctttttttgccctttttttgccctttttttgccctttttttgccctttttttgccctttttttgccctttttttgcccttttttccctgttatttttgttctatttttattaaaaaaacaattattAGGTACGTAgaattttggttttgcaCCCATCACCTATTAGTAAATAGATAAAACGATGACAAATATTACACAAAGTGCCGGTGCCCACTCGCTGGACTTGACATCCAAAAAGCCGAACATTAATACTCACTCAACTCACTTTATAAGAATTAAAATCAATAGATTAACAATATTCTATCATAACCATTCTCAATACCACGACCACCAAACAACGAGTTACCAGGCCACGGCGATTTGTTGTACAAATTGAGAATATGAGCTATGAAAACCCACCACagtcttttcaaaaaacaacagtACCGATGAATAGATCTTCTCAggcacaacaacaacaacaacaacaacaacaacagcatcaacagcatcaacaatacCAGCAAGCAAATAATGGATTACAGAAAGTCTCACAACAACAGATATCTCATCAACCGATACCTCAGCATCAGCAGCGTATGAATCGACTACCTCAATCATCGTTGCAAGCTACATTGACACAGACACTCCCGACCAATAATCCATTAATCCCACCAGGCTCTGTAGCATCgtcagcatcatcatcgtcatcatcatctcgATTACagcggcagcagcagcatcaccagcatcatcttcaaaatCCCAACATCAATGTCACTAACAATAATACAACCAACAAGAACACCAATCCATATTTTAATCACAATATTTCCTCATCAGGAGCTTTGCTGAGTCATAATATGCCAACGATTCCACAACCGGCATTAATGGCCTCAAATCTGATATTGACTTTGGGTCCATTTAAGCATAGAAAAGACTTGACAAGAGAGTCCGTGTTCTCGACATATCAGATTATTGGATATATAGCTGCAGGAACCTATGGTAAAGTATACAAGGCAAAATTAAGAGCgggcaacaacagcaacagcagcagcaacaacaacaacaacaatagcagcagcaacaacagtaatagtaatattGATGCAGGCGGTGTTGGCGGTGTCGGTATTGTTGGCAGTAGTAATGGTGGGATGAAAAAAGATGTTGCAGATGGTGGCAGTGAAAAGCTCAAAAACGCAGATGGAGACTTACAAAGTCAAAACCACGGTTCGACTACAAATGGAAAGAGTAATTTGAATAGAGAGCTCAAAGTTGACTTGGCACTGGTTGGGAATGCACGatcaaacaaaagattaGTTCATACCAATGAAGAACCACTTCCTCAATTTTATGCTATTAAGAAATTTAAGAGCGATAATCACCATGGAGGTGCCACGAACAATATAAATGTGAACACCAAGAATAAAAGCAACCATGATATTAATGGCAATGAAGCATTGCACTATACGGGGATAAGTCAGAGTGCTATTCGTGAGATGTCACTTTGTCGCGAATTGCATAACAAGAACATTACTAGATTGATCAATATTATATTGGAGAACAAGAGTATCTATATGATATTCGAGTTTTGCGAGCATGATTTATTACAGATCATTCATTATCACTCACATCCGGACGTGAAACCTATCCCAATACTGACAGTTAAGTCGCTTACTTGGCAAATTCTTAATGGTGTCACGTATCTTCATAAGAACTGGATATTTCATCGTGACCTCAAGCCTGCCAATATTATGGTCACTTCGGATGGGTGTGTTAAGATTGGTGATTTAGGGTTGGCTCGTAAATTTAATAATCCATTACAAAGTTTTTATACTGGCGACAAAGTTGTGGTAACAATCTGGTATCGTGCACCGGAATTATTATTGGGCACTCGTCACTATACTCCGGCCATTGATCTTTGGGCAGTTGGGTGTATTCTTGCTGAGTTGCTCTCGCTTCGTCCAATTTTCAAAGGCGAAGAGGCCAAGATTGATATTAATAACAAGAAGCTGGTTCCGtttcaaaaaaaccaatttcaaaaaattgttgaaattttaGGAACGCCGAATTCTAAAACATGGCCGCTGATCAGCAAGTATCCCGAATATCTGAGCTTTACCCAACAAATTGCCAACAATGGCTACTTTTCTTCGAATTTATCGCAGTGGTACAAGATGATTGGTGGTGAGAATAAGCAATGTCTTGAACTTCTTCACGGGTTGCTAAAATATGACCCACAACTGAGATTGACGGCTGACCAGGCTTTGGTgcatgatttttttttggaactGCCCAAGGTTCACGAGAATGCATTTGAAGAGTTGAGCTTTAAGTATCCGAATAGGAAGATTTACACAGATGACAATGATATGAACCAATTGGGGCAAGCTATTGGAGGTGGAGGTAATGGTGTGAATGGCGGTGGTATTGGCGCAACGAGTAATAGCCATGCTAGCAAGAGGAACGGGTATAATGACGATGGATCCAATACAAAGAGGAAACGACTATAAAGatggtaaaagaaaaggaatcTTATATTTAACTTATGTAGTTACAATTACaattacaatttttttcttttctttttttttttatatctCTTCGGATATGGTGAATAGAAGATGATTGACCCGTCTAAGCAATatacttttttcctttttctttattttcctttcttctgCTGCTAGAGATTAGACTTTTTTCCGTCTATAGTATGGATCTGCTGTGGATCTAAATGTTGTTAATAAGGATGGTAGgtgtaaaaaaattgtaagCAGAAATTGTCAGTGTATTGGAAGGAGAGTCGcgataaaaaaagaaaatctcACCATCGGATCAAAAACACGTGAAAAATACATGTGTATGTACACACACGCACTCAcgcacacacatatatatatatttatatttttatctatatctatatggtattttaatttttttaattttttattttttttacaaccaGATATTTTCATATAGTACAGGTATCCACCAAACATACTgtgtatttttgtttttggccTTTTGCCCtgattttttatttttttatttttcacaTCCA includes these proteins:
- the tfg3 gene encoding transcription factor TFIIF complex subunit Tfg3, translating into MSEVKRTIRITTEQHILKDVPPVENFPMRQWSISITMLDSQGKEIPAKILDKVTYHLHPTFANPIRVNKQQPFKVQEQGWGEFDIPIVVHIMGINGKPGERKFQHDLNFLQEKYHNDHVISIPVGPNKNPQLNKLLLESGSLPFDESGNNAGGVKRKLDTTNGPSSNQAASDNKSKKSRSAIKGNVDLEKLSQGLTKLSEDDLIVVVQMVTDNRTNEMNIKNDVENGEFTMDLYTLPDSLLKSLWDYVRKHTGEA
- the BAT2 gene encoding branched-chain-amino-acid transaminase bat2 translates to MFGRTLFSLSRRTTLAGQHVRFNSIAPLDASKLIIEKTTTPKSKLPKDELVFGKTFTDHMLEIEWNKSTGWGAPKISPYHNLSLDPSTIVFHYAFECFEGMKAYKDINGQIRTFRGDKNMVRMNQSAERIALPQFEGEELQKLIDHLLVLDKDFIPEGKGYSLYLRPTMIGTSASLGVGVPDKALLYVIASPVGPYYSSGFKPVSLEATDYAVRAWPGGVGDKKLGANYAPCVLPQLKAAERGFHQNLWLFGEESFITEVGTMNVFFVLRDSKTGKKELVTAPLDGTILEGVTRDSILELAREKLSKDEWIVNERKFTIHEIKDAAKQGNLIEAFGAGTAAVVSPIKNIGYKGEDINVPVVLGNSGELTAQVAEWIRKIQYGEEEYKNWSRVAKVSA
- the HYM1 gene encoding Hym1p (BUSCO:EOG092633QB); protein product: MAFLFKRNPKTPSELVRALNDQLAKLDYKDAIQDASSFKKYQDEAARHLKHVKLTIYGDDETEPQPDQKQYILHEILSTNCLYLLTTTLSKLDFDSRKDVAKVFSVLLRRNGYSSSKILPTTPPPVVDYLLHTQPAILICLVRGPETPEIGLISGQILRDCIKFESINKFVLYSPEFWNFFKYVQNPTFEIACDAMMTLNDLLTVHKKMVADFLANNYDVFMANINNLIKSNNYVTKRQSVKLLNDLVSQKVNLLFLNKYFADTKNLKYTMMLLSEKSKNLQLEGFHLLKFFIANPKRTTKVNETLIKNKLNFIEFFKTFDIASFHDSSLNEERNYVVKEIEELPDKVS
- the VPS36 gene encoding Vacuolar protein-sorting-associated protein 36 (BUSCO:EOG09262LQT); the protein is MTWLKLWRPIKINRSNRPILDDLEHSVYVKDNVGLYQGKAKITNHQNGRLYLTNKRIIYFDNDDCKNQSAAVDIRHLTSAELIDGFLRSSPKVKLFIKTVENDDHGNGSVFNEPNNVTWVCKICSFNNVIEGAFNLNLDEMPKCIACGVHPSRAHLENALENARSRPTPTPSPVPNLDSTSDASGYSSSTPSHNGHEVLQPSSQRPTSLVTSTSPGVCPVCTFHNHKSIKFCEMCGAEVNSMNNVSNSVTPEIDNNPLSLQLESPEQYTNGQPYIKISFRKGGEKEFFQRVANIIDEIKWENLKKKGGINQDAKKIESTQSPTSKKNGSGARARARVGVGAGAGLSALEQIGEQQRKKNELILSTSLDDLEQLMFKFKDLMNISSSLSHLAFGQRKTVLSPLNVSRSSKIYHQELSRHISEYLTSYKLTKSTAMITLQDLFADYNRDLVKSSGYACELIDASDFKKSIDLFQSLNLPVVQDRYENSDLVVVKPKIHADTYGEFIVKFLQNHEQNCKEIDLRRELIDDEITNEGMVFEEGCYGSSVTQISHAFNWSYNITLEELDKSVKSGEIVIDQSISGTFYYVNKFRFSQADWHNDEKEMVVIKNSIVDEQKKITMDLKRDFKSQRQHDLISLQPNYEFGAVADDGGLSEEFAETPPVNDIPLQQQLSSIHLNDLQGLKF
- the SSN3 gene encoding cyclin-dependent protein kinase, whose amino-acid sequence is MNRSSQAQQQQQQQQQQHQQHQQYQQANNGLQKVSQQQISHQPIPQHQQRMNRLPQSSLQATLTQTLPTNNPLIPPGSVASSASSSSSSSRLQRQQQHHQHHLQNPNINVTNNNTTNKNTNPYFNHNISSSGALSSHNMPTIPQPALMASNSILTLGPFKHRKDLTRESVFSTYQIIGYIAAGTYGKVYKAKLRAGNNSNSSSNNNNNNSSSNNSNSNIDAGGVGGVGIVGSSNGGMKKDVADGGSEKLKNADGDLQSQNHGSTTNGKSNLNRELKVDLASVGNARSNKRLVHTNEEPLPQFYAIKKFKSDNHHGGATNNINVNTKNKSNHDINGNEALHYTGISQSAIREMSLCRELHNKNITRLINIILENKSIYMIFEFCEHDLLQIIHYHSHPDVKPIPISTVKSLTWQILNGVTYLHKNWIFHRDLKPANIMVTSDGCVKIGDLGLARKFNNPLQSFYTGDKVVVTIWYRAPELLLGTRHYTPAIDLWAVGCILAELLSLRPIFKGEEAKIDINNKKSVPFQKNQFQKIVEILGTPNSKTWPSISKYPEYSSFTQQIANNGYFSSNLSQWYKMIGGENKQCLELLHGLLKYDPQSRLTADQALVHDFFLESPKVHENAFEELSFKYPNRKIYTDDNDMNQLGQAIGGGGNGVNGGGIGATSNSHASKRNGYNDDGSNTKRKRL